The Campylobacter hyointestinalis subsp. hyointestinalis nucleotide sequence ATAAAATAGCAAAAGCTATCGAAGAGCTTGAGAGTGATGACGCGACTGACTTGCTTCAATACATTGAAGATATAGACGAAGATAAGGCAAAAGAGCTTTTTTGTTCTCTTGAGCTAGATAGTCAAAAAGAGATCAGTAAACTTATAAATTACGCAGAAAATGAAGCCGGTGCATATATGCAAACCGAGCTTTTCTCAGCTAAATTAGATGAAAAACTAAGCTCGGTTATATCTCGTTTTAGAGTTATGAAAAAACTCGGAGAAATCGAAAATATATTTCAGCTTTTTGTGGTAGATAAAAATGGAATTCTTTGCTACGCTATACCGCTTGAAGATTTAATAGTATATGATTTTGATCTAAATTTAGAAAATATAGTAAAAGATGGTGGAGTAGAAAAATACAAACCTCACGCCGCGACAGATACAGATGATATCAGCGAAGTTGCAACTATGGTAAAAGATTTTGATTTAAGTGCCATAGCAGTTGTAAATAAAGCTGGAGTTCTTCTAGGACGTATCACTACTGATGATATACACGACTTCTTAGAAGAGAGCGCTACTGAGCAGATATATAACTTAGCTGGTGTTGATGATGAAGCAGAAGAAGAAGATACGCTTTTTAAAGCAGGGCGTGCTAGAGCAGTGTGGCTTTTTATAAATTTAATCACCGCACTTATCAGCGCTTCTATCATAGGGCTTTTTGATAAGACTATAGAAGCTT carries:
- the mgtE gene encoding magnesium transporter, whose protein sequence is MTKELDEIKEQLEKHFEEGTGLNDLSPADLAEHLKVLKRHDEDEYANYLEKLDSQSLGEVAIEMPDHMLKDLIQNVPNDKIAKAIEELESDDATDLLQYIEDIDEDKAKELFCSLELDSQKEISKLINYAENEAGAYMQTELFSAKLDEKLSSVISRFRVMKKLGEIENIFQLFVVDKNGILCYAIPLEDLIVYDFDLNLENIVKDGGVEKYKPHAATDTDDISEVATMVKDFDLSAIAVVNKAGVLLGRITTDDIHDFLEESATEQIYNLAGVDDEAEEEDTLFKAGRARAVWLFINLITALISASIIGLFDKTIEAYVALAILMPIVASMGGNTGTQALAVTVRKLATHEIDFSDVKRVIFKEVSIAFINGLIFATLMGIIAYIWFGVSLLGVVIAISMVINLFCAGFFGTLIPLVLKKFSIDPAVGSSVLLTTVTDTVGFFSFLGLAKWILL